One window from the genome of Leptospira wolffii serovar Khorat str. Khorat-H2 encodes:
- a CDS encoding ABC transporter ATP-binding protein: MVQLQTSIPVLECSGLSYSIGRKSVLKNVSFAVFPGEVLLVRGLNGSGKTTLLKAILHHDRYKDKIRFPENSSPRVSYLGHELGLYTTLSLEENLEYFRGIAGNCRSEDQVNSWLKDFRLWQRRKDPVSSFSRGMKQKAALVRALLPNVDLYLLDEPLTALDTEGEENAKKVLESVVRDSALVMVTHDPSFSIQAPTRVLELGENSK, encoded by the coding sequence TTGGTCCAGTTACAAACATCGATCCCCGTTTTGGAATGCTCCGGCCTATCCTATAGTATCGGACGAAAGTCCGTTTTGAAGAACGTCTCCTTTGCCGTTTTTCCGGGAGAAGTTCTGCTTGTGAGGGGACTCAACGGTTCCGGAAAGACCACCTTGCTTAAGGCAATCCTGCATCATGATAGATACAAGGACAAGATCCGGTTTCCGGAGAATTCTTCTCCTCGCGTTTCCTATCTAGGCCATGAGCTAGGATTGTATACCACATTAAGTCTGGAAGAAAATCTGGAATATTTCCGAGGGATTGCAGGGAATTGCAGATCCGAAGATCAGGTAAATTCCTGGCTCAAGGATTTCAGACTCTGGCAAAGGAGAAAGGATCCGGTCTCCTCCTTCTCCCGAGGAATGAAACAAAAAGCCGCGCTCGTTCGGGCTCTTTTGCCTAACGTGGATTTGTATCTTTTGGACGAACCCTTGACCGCCCTGGATACCGAAGGCGAGGAAAATGCCAAGAAGGTACTCGAATCCGTAGTTCGGGACTCCGCTTTAGTCATGGTCACCCACGATCCTTCTTTTTCCATCCAGGCGCCTACTCGGGTCTTGGAGTTGGGAGAGAATTCCAAATGA
- a CDS encoding heme exporter protein CcmB: MKEFLALVKKELRLLGRASNGILSLIVIVSAMVFLFHYALERNGNMDMVALVGLKWSILFVASFVLVGQFTWEERESGGGTASRLFVSPWILFLSKSILVFLALSGTAFYLLGLFALFFKAFPFEWVAFEKHLVFFLPGLLCISFLGVCLSHISLSSRLKEILLPLLLVPLSIPIFLYGMEAERKFASQPFSSLVGSFGLLLAFAFFYGSMGALLVEMTSDD, encoded by the coding sequence ATGAAGGAATTTCTGGCCTTAGTCAAAAAAGAACTGCGGCTGCTCGGTCGGGCGAGTAACGGGATTCTTTCTCTCATCGTAATCGTATCCGCAATGGTGTTTCTATTCCATTATGCGCTGGAAAGAAACGGAAACATGGACATGGTGGCGCTCGTCGGACTGAAATGGTCCATTTTGTTCGTCGCCTCTTTCGTATTAGTCGGTCAATTCACCTGGGAAGAGAGGGAATCCGGAGGAGGAACCGCCAGTAGGCTCTTCGTTTCTCCTTGGATCCTTTTTCTTTCCAAATCGATTCTCGTTTTTTTGGCATTGTCCGGAACCGCGTTTTATCTTCTGGGATTGTTCGCCTTATTTTTCAAGGCTTTCCCTTTCGAATGGGTCGCATTCGAAAAACATTTGGTGTTCTTTCTGCCCGGGCTACTTTGCATTTCCTTTTTGGGAGTCTGTCTTTCTCATATCAGTCTGTCTTCCCGATTGAAGGAGATCCTACTTCCTCTTTTACTCGTCCCGTTATCCATTCCGATTTTTCTGTACGGGATGGAGGCGGAGAGAAAATTTGCGAGCCAACCTTTCTCTTCCTTGGTCGGATCTTTCGGATTACTTTTGGCGTTCGCCTTTTTTTACGGATCCATGGGAGCCCTTCTCGTGGAAATGACTTCCGACGATTAG
- the ccsA gene encoding cytochrome c biogenesis protein CcsA translates to MKIPMLAAAWDWVLGFVFLLFFPFAVLLGLYYPNVILEQGISHRIFYFHVPVAWVALYGPGISAVCAIGYLITKDRFWDTLSLSANKISLLFAIGVLFSGPIWAYLAWGTPWDTTDARLNSFFVLVLSLVAYFLLRFLVLDQNKKYIFSAFLSLFCTVNAILTWGAIRWVENPGNHPSSVLGKKGMDPDMRISFWAGVLAYHLLFLILYRLVYRLDKIKAIREELFD, encoded by the coding sequence ATGAAGATTCCTATGTTAGCGGCAGCCTGGGATTGGGTTCTAGGTTTCGTATTTCTGCTCTTTTTTCCTTTTGCCGTTCTTCTCGGACTATACTATCCGAATGTGATCTTGGAGCAGGGGATTTCCCATAGGATTTTCTATTTTCATGTGCCTGTGGCCTGGGTCGCGTTGTACGGTCCCGGCATTTCCGCGGTATGTGCGATCGGATATCTGATCACCAAGGATCGTTTCTGGGATACTCTTTCTCTTTCCGCAAACAAGATCTCCCTTCTATTCGCGATCGGGGTGCTCTTCTCCGGGCCTATATGGGCCTATCTGGCTTGGGGGACTCCCTGGGATACGACGGACGCTCGTTTGAATTCCTTTTTCGTTTTGGTCCTGAGCCTTGTTGCTTATTTCTTACTACGGTTTCTGGTTTTGGATCAGAATAAGAAGTACATCTTCTCCGCTTTCTTGAGTTTGTTCTGCACCGTGAACGCGATCCTTACCTGGGGAGCCATTCGTTGGGTGGAAAATCCGGGCAACCATCCTTCTTCCGTTTTGGGCAAGAAGGGTATGGACCCCGACATGAGGATCTCCTTTTGGGCGGGAGTCTTGGCTTATCATCTTCTTTTTCTGATTCTGTATCGCCTCGTTTATAGATTGGATAAGATAAAGGCGATTCGAGAGGAATTGTTCGACTAG
- a CDS encoding PP2C family protein-serine/threonine phosphatase, with translation MDREKQESLLNYSDYSILAVDDSDINLKLLVHTLKPMGFNVLTAMNTDDARTLLATNHVDVLLLDVSMPGQDGFSFCKELREIDRFKLLPILFITAYNRELGFDEAISNGGDDFLHKPFQPKELVAKIRAFIRIKNLQDEIFQQKKKYEKELVMARRVQQELVPEKHLDWNGIKVGSIFHPLMQIGGDFIDAWVEEDKLHVFIADCSGHGPSAALLSAMVKMQVSNLGRSNTLAEKVRTLRQQLEKILPEDFSITFFYGILDKNRKFEYANGGHPPPLIYKDGIVEELPGMGPLIIPIELGTEDEFRSVEFNPGASLLLYTDGATEITDESYNILGEESLKKILKEAVEFHADDILNFSLDKILAHSGKMTHDDDIALMVIQG, from the coding sequence GTGGATAGAGAAAAGCAGGAAAGTCTTTTGAATTATTCGGATTATTCGATTCTGGCCGTGGACGACTCCGATATCAACCTGAAGCTTCTGGTTCATACCTTAAAGCCTATGGGTTTCAACGTATTGACCGCGATGAATACGGACGACGCCCGTACCCTCCTCGCCACCAATCACGTGGATGTGCTTCTTCTGGACGTGAGCATGCCCGGCCAGGACGGATTTTCCTTTTGCAAAGAGTTGAGGGAGATCGATCGATTCAAACTTCTGCCTATACTTTTTATCACCGCGTATAATCGGGAATTAGGTTTTGACGAGGCCATTTCCAACGGAGGCGACGATTTTCTTCATAAGCCTTTTCAGCCCAAAGAATTGGTGGCAAAGATACGAGCCTTTATCCGCATCAAAAATCTTCAGGACGAAATCTTCCAACAAAAGAAGAAATACGAGAAAGAACTCGTCATGGCGAGAAGGGTACAGCAGGAACTCGTTCCCGAAAAACATTTGGACTGGAACGGTATCAAGGTCGGCTCCATTTTCCATCCTTTGATGCAGATCGGAGGGGATTTCATAGATGCCTGGGTGGAGGAGGACAAACTCCACGTTTTTATCGCCGACTGTTCCGGTCACGGACCTTCCGCGGCGCTTCTCTCTGCGATGGTGAAGATGCAGGTTTCCAATTTAGGAAGAAGTAATACTCTTGCGGAAAAGGTCAGGACTCTCCGTCAACAATTGGAGAAGATTCTTCCCGAGGATTTTTCCATCACATTCTTCTACGGAATCTTGGATAAGAATCGTAAATTCGAATACGCAAACGGAGGCCATCCTCCTCCCTTGATTTACAAGGACGGGATCGTGGAGGAGTTGCCCGGCATGGGACCTCTTATCATTCCGATAGAACTCGGAACCGAGGACGAATTCAGGAGCGTAGAGTTTAATCCGGGTGCTTCCCTATTGCTTTACACGGACGGCGCGACTGAAATAACGGACGAGAGCTATAATATTTTGGGCGAAGAAAGTCTGAAAAAGATCCTGAAAGAAGCGGTGGAGTTCCATGCGGACGATATACTGAATTTTTCCTTGGATAAGATTCTCGCTCATTCGGGCAAGATGACTCACGACGACGATATCGCACTCATGGTTATCCAAGGATGA
- a CDS encoding phosphoribosylaminoimidazolesuccinocarboxamide synthase, with protein sequence MTKLPEPSYIGKVRDVYDLGQNLILSSTDRVSAFDVVFRQIVPGKGKVLNRISAEWFSYFKDIPNHIVETDVSKFPEPFRNSPELQDRSVLVKKCRRIDFECVVRGYLSGSGWKEYKQDGTLAFKKLPVGLRESEKLPEPAFTPAIKNDTGHDENVSEERMKNEIGAELFSILKEKSISLYTRASELVAGAGILLCDTKFEFGILDGQVILIDEILTPDSSRYWAQETYTIGTTPPSMDKQILRNYLEKSGWNKLPPPPDLPESLIVQLQAAYKEIQDRLLKCLSREST encoded by the coding sequence ATGACGAAATTACCCGAGCCTTCTTATATAGGAAAAGTTAGAGACGTTTACGATTTGGGACAGAATCTGATTCTTTCCTCCACGGATCGAGTATCCGCCTTCGACGTGGTCTTCCGACAAATCGTTCCCGGTAAAGGAAAGGTTCTGAATCGGATCTCGGCGGAATGGTTTTCCTATTTCAAAGACATTCCCAATCATATCGTGGAGACGGATGTTTCCAAATTCCCCGAACCCTTTCGTAATAGCCCGGAATTGCAGGACCGTTCCGTTCTGGTGAAAAAATGCCGGCGCATCGATTTCGAATGCGTGGTGAGAGGATATCTTTCCGGTTCCGGTTGGAAAGAATACAAGCAGGATGGGACCCTTGCCTTTAAAAAGCTTCCGGTCGGTTTACGAGAATCCGAAAAATTGCCCGAGCCTGCCTTTACTCCCGCTATCAAAAACGATACGGGTCACGACGAAAACGTATCGGAAGAAAGGATGAAAAACGAGATCGGCGCAGAACTCTTCTCCATTCTGAAGGAAAAATCGATTTCCCTTTATACTAGGGCTTCTGAACTGGTAGCTGGGGCCGGGATTCTACTCTGCGATACCAAATTCGAGTTCGGAATTCTGGACGGACAGGTGATCCTGATCGACGAGATTCTGACTCCGGATTCTTCCCGGTACTGGGCTCAAGAGACCTATACGATAGGGACCACCCCTCCGAGCATGGACAAACAGATTCTTAGGAATTATCTGGAGAAGTCGGGTTGGAACAAACTGCCTCCTCCTCCGGATCTACCAGAGAGTCTCATTGTTCAACTCCAAGCGGCATATAAGGAAATACAGGACCGGCTATTAAAATGTTTATCGCGAGAATCAACGTAA
- the purS gene encoding phosphoribosylformylglycinamidine synthase subunit PurS, whose translation MFIARINVTLKESVLDPQGSTVKSTLQELGEKSVQDVRVGKYIEVKLDTPDIATAEQTVKSLCEKLLVNHVIETYRSEIIPA comes from the coding sequence ATGTTTATCGCGAGAATCAACGTAACCTTAAAAGAATCCGTACTAGACCCGCAAGGTAGTACGGTTAAATCCACTCTTCAGGAACTCGGAGAGAAATCCGTGCAGGACGTAAGAGTCGGAAAATACATAGAAGTCAAATTGGATACGCCGGATATCGCGACTGCCGAGCAAACTGTAAAGAGTCTTTGTGAGAAGCTCCTAGTGAACCACGTGATCGAAACCTATCGTTCGGAGATTATCCCCGCATGA
- the purQ gene encoding phosphoribosylformylglycinamidine synthase subunit PurQ — protein sequence MKAAVVTFPGSNCDSDIARVLADFYSAKVDKVWHKDQFSEKYDLVILPGGFSYGDYLRSGAMAPFSPVMKSVKEHTDRGGKLFGICNGFQILAEAGYLPGALIRNRNLKYVCKTVGLKKASDSNKISGKLEKDRILRVPVAHGDGCYFASEDIRKQLKDEGRILFLYADENPNGSLDNIAGICSADFKIAGMMPHPERAMNRITGEMDGKTVLDLVIAS from the coding sequence ATGAAGGCCGCGGTCGTTACTTTTCCGGGATCCAATTGCGATAGCGATATCGCCAGAGTCTTGGCGGATTTTTATTCCGCAAAGGTGGACAAGGTATGGCACAAGGACCAATTCTCCGAAAAATACGATTTGGTCATTCTTCCCGGAGGATTCTCCTACGGAGATTATCTGAGATCCGGAGCCATGGCTCCTTTTTCTCCGGTGATGAAATCCGTTAAGGAACACACGGACAGAGGCGGCAAATTATTCGGAATTTGTAATGGATTCCAGATTCTCGCGGAGGCGGGATATCTTCCAGGCGCTCTTATACGTAATAGAAATCTAAAATATGTCTGCAAAACCGTAGGCTTAAAAAAGGCGTCCGATTCCAATAAGATCAGCGGAAAGCTGGAAAAGGATAGGATTTTACGGGTTCCTGTGGCGCACGGAGACGGATGTTATTTCGCTTCCGAAGATATTCGTAAGCAATTGAAGGACGAGGGAAGAATCCTGTTTCTTTACGCGGACGAGAATCCGAACGGAAGTCTGGACAATATCGCGGGTATCTGCTCCGCAGATTTTAAGATCGCGGGAATGATGCCTCACCCGGAAAGAGCCATGAATCGCATCACGGGAGAAATGGACGGCAAAACCGTTTTGGATCTGGTGATCGCTTCCTAA